From a single Podarcis raffonei isolate rPodRaf1 chromosome 10, rPodRaf1.pri, whole genome shotgun sequence genomic region:
- the SLC16A8 gene encoding monocarboxylate transporter 3 yields MGKGHAEDGHLPERAKPPDGGWGWVVLFGCFVITGFSYAFPKAVSIYFKELMHDFHVGYSDTAWISSIMLAMLYGTGPVSSILVNQFGCRPVMLVGGLLASSGMILASFTTNIIELYLTAGVLTGLGMALNFQPSLIMLGSYFDKRRPLANGLAAAGSPVFLSALSPLGQVLLEKFGWRGGFLIMGGLLLNCCTCGAVMRPLELNRKKKGEEAQDKYEAKEMLPMGGRAEEAVSTTDSAKKSNKAKKKKKPKKGKKLLDFSIFKNRGFVIYAIAKFIMVLGLFVPTILLVNYAKDSGVPDKEAAFLLSIIGFIDIFARPSCGILAGMKRVRPHVTYLFSFAMLFNGLTDIFSARATDYTALVIFCIFFGISYGMVGALQFEVLMAIIGSQKFSSAIGLVLLIEAFAVLIGPPSAGRLVDALKKYEVIFYLAGSEVVLSSLFLAVASYCCLSRKEKKNSQPENPLAGGGGSETEEAESDVPEAEDHPGDNHHLSHNINNAGGGAANHIAENRNVDGAGRPEGEGVALVPGGCDADQTVERDSF; encoded by the exons ATGGGGAAGGGCCATGCTGAGGACGGCCACCTGCCAGAAAGAGCAAAGCCTCCagatggtggctggggctgggtAGTACTGTTTGGTTGCTTTGTCATCACTGGCTTTTCCTATGCCTTTCCAAAGGCAGTGAGCATATATTTCAAGGAGCTGATGCATGACTTTCATGTGGGCTATAGTGACACAGCTTGGATCTCATCTATCATGCTGGCTATGTTGTATGGAACAG GGCCTGTGAGCAGCATTTTGGTGAACCAGTTTGGGTGCCGGCCTGTGATGCTTGTTGGGGGGCTCCTGGCTTCCTCTGGGATGATTCTAGCCTCCTTCACCACCAACATTATTGAGCTGTACCTGACGGCTGGTGTGCTGACAG GTTTAGGCATGGCTCTGAACTTTCAGCCTTCTCTGATCATGTTAGGTTCCTACTTTGACAAGCGCAGACCTCTGGCCAATGGGCTCGCTGCGGCCGGGAGTCCCGTCTTCCTTTCAGCCCTCTCTCCACTGGGCCAAGTCTTGTTGGAGAAGTTTGGCTGGCGAGGGGGATTCCTCATCATGGGGGGACTCCTGCTTAACTGCTGCACCTGCGGAGCAGTCATGAGACCCCTGGAGCTgaacaggaagaagaaaggagaggaagCCCAGGACAAATATGAAGCCAAAGAAATGCTGCCCATGGGAGGAAGGGCTGAAGAGGCTgtcagcaccacggacagcgcCAAGAAGTCAAATaaagccaagaagaagaagaagcccaaGAAAGGGAAGAAGCTGTTGGATTTTTCTATCTTCAAAAACCGGGGTTTCGTCATTTACGCCATTGCCAAGTTCATCATGGTCTTAGGTCTCTTTGTGCCCACCATATTGCTAGTCAACTATGCCAAAGACTCAGGAGTGCCAGACAAAGAAGCTGCTTTCCTCCTGTCCATCATCGGTTTCATAGACATCTTTGCCCGCCCATCCTGCGGGATACTTGCTGGGATGAAGCGGGTGCGGCCCCACGTGACCTACTTGTTCAGCTTCGCTATGCTCTTCAATGGCCTGACAGATATCTTCAGCGCCAGGGCCACCGATTACACGGCCCTTGTCATTTTCTGCATTTTCTTTGGCATCTCCTACGGGATGGTGGGGGCCCTGCAGTTTGAAGTGCTCATGGCCATCATTGGGTCCCAGAAGTTCTCCAGCGCCATCGGGCTTGTGCTGCTCATTGAGGCCTTTGCTGTGCTCATTGGACCACCCTCTGCAG gaCGATTGGTGGATGCGCTCAAGAAATACGAGGTTATCTTCTACCTGGCTGGCTCGGAGGTTGTGTTGTCgtctctgttcctggctgtggCTTCTTACTGCTGCCTgagcaggaaggaaaagaagaactCTCAGCCAGAGAACCCTCTTGCAGGCGGAGGTGGCAGTGAAACAGAGGAAGCAGAATCAGATGTCCCGGAAGCAGAGGACCACCCCGGAGACAATCACCACCTCTCCCACAACATTAACAATGCAGGGGGTGGTGCAGCGAACCACATTGCAGAGAACAGGAATGTGGATGGAGCTGGCAGGCCGGAAGGGGAGGGTGTAGCTTTGGTACCAGGGGGCTGTGATGCTGACCAGACAGTGGAAAGAGACAGTTTTTAG